A portion of the Actinomycetota bacterium genome contains these proteins:
- the phoU gene encoding phosphate signaling complex protein PhoU: protein MRKAFRDELAEVETLCVEVAGQVLQQLEKAMQALLSFDEELGDEVVRGDDPIDRCYMEIRNRIFTLLATQAPVAVDLRLVAAMLHINMHLERMGDLCTTIGKVVRLVKDLPPSEAILGELKEMGAQAGRMIDAAFRAFSSRDLTAALGLSRMDDSIDRLNRGLIKEVAKVAADDETTIEWAARMVLVSRQLERLGDHAVDIGEEVAFLVTGEFKEFTDASHKGDIPGSRESVN from the coding sequence GTGCGAAAAGCCTTCCGCGACGAGCTGGCCGAGGTCGAGACCCTGTGCGTTGAGGTGGCCGGCCAGGTCCTCCAGCAGCTGGAAAAGGCCATGCAGGCCCTCCTGAGCTTCGACGAGGAGCTGGGCGACGAGGTCGTCCGGGGTGACGACCCCATCGACCGCTGCTATATGGAGATTCGCAACAGGATCTTCACTCTGCTGGCCACTCAGGCCCCCGTGGCCGTGGACCTCCGGCTCGTCGCGGCCATGCTGCACATCAACATGCACCTCGAGCGCATGGGCGATCTCTGCACCACGATCGGCAAGGTCGTCCGTCTCGTGAAGGACCTGCCTCCGTCCGAGGCCATCCTGGGGGAGCTCAAGGAGATGGGGGCCCAGGCCGGAAGGATGATCGACGCCGCCTTCCGGGCGTTCTCCTCCCGCGACCTCACCGCGGCCCTGGGGCTGTCCCGGATGGACGACTCCATCGACCGGCTCAACCGCGGGCTGATCAAGGAGGTCGCGAAGGTGGCGGCCGACGACGAGACCACCATCGAGTGGGCCGCGAGGATGGTGCTCGTGAGCCGGCAGCTCGAGCGGCTCGGGGACCACGCCGTGGACATCGGCGAGGAGGTCGCCTTTTTGGTGACAGGGGAGTTCAAGGAGTTCACCGACGCCTCGCACAAAGGCGACATCCCCGGCTCCCGGGAGTCGGTGAACTAG